A window of the Enterobacteriaceae bacterium 4M9 genome harbors these coding sequences:
- a CDS encoding YiiQ family protein codes for MKVWIFTLFITAFFITTGQAAAASTQKTPVAPYLLPGAPAFDVTISQFREKFNQDNPKLALNEFRAVGMPGAKANLTRAATKINENLYASTALERGTLKIKSIQITWLPIQGPGQKAAQEKARSYMAALLRAFTPGLSVAQSQEHLNKLLSTGNKLGYHTQSEGAVRYVVADNGEKGLTLAVEPIKLALSETLKNNQ; via the coding sequence ATGAAAGTCTGGATCTTTACCCTTTTCATCACAGCCTTTTTCATCACAACAGGCCAGGCGGCCGCTGCCAGCACGCAGAAAACGCCGGTCGCACCTTATCTGCTGCCGGGCGCTCCCGCGTTTGATGTCACCATTAGCCAGTTTCGTGAGAAGTTTAATCAGGACAACCCAAAGCTGGCACTCAACGAATTCCGCGCCGTCGGGATGCCCGGTGCGAAAGCCAATCTCACCCGCGCCGCCACCAAAATCAATGAAAACCTGTATGCCTCTACGGCGCTGGAGCGCGGCACGCTAAAAATTAAAAGCATTCAGATAACCTGGCTACCTATTCAGGGACCAGGGCAGAAGGCCGCCCAGGAGAAAGCGCGTAGTTACATGGCGGCCCTGCTGCGCGCCTTTACGCCGGGGCTGTCGGTGGCGCAAAGCCAGGAGCACCTGAACAAGCTACTCAGCACCGGCAACAAGCTCGGCTATCACACCCAGAGCGAAGGCGCCGTGCGCTATGTTGTGGCAGATAACGGCGAAAAGGGGCTAACCCTCGCCGTTGAACCGATTAAGCTCGCGCTTTCCGAGACGCTTAAAAACAATCAATGA
- the tpiA gene encoding triose-phosphate isomerase: MRHPLVMGNWKLNGSRHMVNELIAGLRKELAGVDGCGVAIAPPDVYLDLAKHVAGGSHIELGAQNIDVNLSGAFTGETSAEMLKDIGAKYIIIGHSERRTYHKESDELIAKKFAILKEQGLVPVLCIGETEAENEAGKTEEVCARQIDAVLKTQGAAAFEGAVIAYEPVWAIGTGKSATPAQAQAVHKFIRDHIAKVDAKVAEQVIIQYGGSVNAGNAAELFGQPDIDGALVGGASLKADAFATIIKAAAAAKKA; this comes from the coding sequence ATGCGACATCCTTTAGTGATGGGTAACTGGAAACTCAACGGCAGCCGCCACATGGTTAACGAACTGATTGCTGGCCTTCGCAAAGAACTGGCCGGCGTTGACGGCTGTGGCGTGGCGATTGCACCGCCGGACGTTTACCTGGACCTGGCAAAACACGTTGCGGGCGGTAGCCACATTGAGCTTGGCGCTCAGAACATTGACGTGAACCTGTCTGGCGCGTTTACCGGCGAAACCTCCGCAGAAATGCTTAAAGATATCGGCGCGAAATACATCATCATCGGCCACTCCGAGCGTCGCACTTACCACAAAGAGTCTGACGAGCTCATCGCGAAGAAATTCGCCATCCTGAAAGAGCAGGGCCTGGTTCCGGTGCTGTGCATCGGTGAAACCGAAGCAGAAAACGAAGCTGGCAAAACCGAAGAGGTATGCGCACGTCAGATTGACGCAGTACTGAAAACCCAGGGCGCAGCGGCGTTCGAAGGCGCGGTGATTGCTTACGAGCCAGTCTGGGCTATCGGCACCGGCAAATCAGCCACCCCGGCACAGGCGCAGGCGGTTCATAAATTCATCCGCGATCACATCGCGAAAGTGGACGCAAAAGTGGCAGAGCAGGTCATCATCCAGTACGGCGGCTCTGTTAACGCAGGCAACGCGGCAGAACTGTTCGGTCAGCCGGATATCGACGGCGCACTGGTTGGCGGTGCCTCCCTGAAAGCAGATGCCTTCGCAACCATCATTAAAGCGGCGGCTGCAGCGAAAAAAGCGTAA
- a CDS encoding citrate transporter — MSELLNHPLFWPTLLILVTIVLWATSALPEYLTALLFFAVAMAGKVVPPQTLFSGFASSAFWLVFSGFVLGVAIRKTGLADRAARALSARLTDSWPLMVASIVLLSYALAFVMPSNMGRIALLMPVVGAMARRAGIEEGTRAWFGLALAVGFGTFQLSATILPANVPNLVMSGATESSWGIHLNYLPYLLLHAPVLGILKGLVLIGLISWLFPGYPKPPRSLEPSAPMSGDEKRLSWLLAVVLGLWVTESWHGVGPAWVGLAAACVTLLPRVGFINGEEFASGVNVRTCFYVAGILGLAAAVTQSGLGNAVGEWLMSVMPLDPERPFTSFVALTGITSALNFIMTANGVPALYTTFAESFSEASGFPLLSVIMIQVLGYSTPLLPYQASPIVVAMALGRVPARHGIKLCLVLALVTFLLLLPLNYGWFSLLGKL; from the coding sequence ATGTCCGAATTGCTGAACCATCCTTTGTTCTGGCCCACGTTGCTCATTCTCGTGACCATCGTGCTGTGGGCCACGTCGGCGCTGCCGGAATATCTCACCGCACTGCTGTTTTTCGCGGTAGCCATGGCCGGGAAAGTGGTGCCACCGCAGACGTTGTTCAGCGGCTTTGCCTCCTCCGCGTTCTGGCTGGTATTCAGCGGTTTTGTGCTGGGTGTTGCGATACGTAAAACCGGGCTGGCGGACCGGGCAGCAAGAGCGCTGTCGGCGCGGCTTACCGACAGCTGGCCGCTGATGGTGGCAAGCATTGTGCTACTGAGCTACGCGCTGGCGTTTGTCATGCCGTCAAACATGGGGCGCATTGCGCTGCTGATGCCGGTTGTGGGTGCTATGGCCAGACGCGCCGGGATTGAAGAGGGCACACGCGCCTGGTTTGGTCTGGCGCTGGCGGTGGGTTTTGGCACCTTCCAGCTTTCTGCCACCATTCTGCCTGCCAATGTGCCGAATCTGGTGATGAGTGGTGCCACCGAAAGTTCGTGGGGCATCCATCTGAATTATCTGCCTTACCTGCTGCTGCACGCACCGGTGCTGGGCATCCTTAAAGGCCTGGTGCTGATTGGCTTGATTAGCTGGCTGTTTCCAGGTTACCCGAAACCGCCGCGCAGTCTGGAACCGTCTGCGCCGATGAGCGGGGATGAGAAGCGCCTGAGCTGGCTTCTGGCCGTCGTGCTGGGGCTGTGGGTTACGGAGAGCTGGCACGGTGTGGGACCTGCCTGGGTTGGGCTGGCGGCGGCGTGCGTGACGCTACTGCCGCGCGTGGGGTTTATCAATGGCGAGGAATTTGCCAGCGGTGTTAACGTGCGCACCTGTTTTTATGTCGCCGGTATTCTTGGTCTCGCGGCTGCGGTCACCCAGAGCGGGCTTGGCAACGCGGTAGGCGAGTGGCTGATGTCCGTCATGCCGCTGGACCCAGAGCGGCCATTTACCAGCTTTGTGGCGCTGACCGGCATTACCTCTGCGCTCAATTTTATTATGACGGCCAACGGCGTCCCGGCGCTGTATACCACATTTGCCGAGAGCTTTTCTGAGGCCAGCGGCTTCCCGCTGCTGTCGGTGATTATGATTCAGGTGCTGGGCTACTCTACGCCGCTGCTGCCTTATCAGGCCTCGCCGATTGTGGTGGCGATGGCGCTGGGCCGCGTTCCGGCGCGCCACGGCATTAAGCTGTGCCTGGTGTTGGCGCTGGTAACGTTTTTGCTGCTGCTGCCGCTCAATTACGGCTGGTTTAGCCTGCTCGGTAAGCTGTAG
- a CDS encoding CDP-diacylglycerol diphosphatase produces MKAAVRRYVIIAAGLALVAVFAAWWLLTDNHPNALRHIALEQCVPNEQLHDNPAPCARVDLASGVVLLKDRNGPLQYLLMPTFRINGVESPLLLSADTPNYFWLAWQARGLMSERRGAPVPDAAISLTINSRLGRTQNHLHIHISCLRPDVRDMLNRSAVSPGSSWQPLAGGFNNHEYLMRRVSAAELARRSPFMMLADDVPGAREHMGRFALALAQLPDGGFILLATERNLLQLNLASAEELQDHDCALLAGR; encoded by the coding sequence ATGAAAGCAGCAGTACGCAGGTATGTCATTATCGCGGCGGGGCTGGCGCTGGTCGCTGTGTTTGCCGCCTGGTGGCTACTCACGGACAACCATCCCAACGCGCTGCGCCATATCGCGCTGGAGCAGTGCGTGCCTAACGAGCAACTGCATGACAATCCTGCGCCGTGCGCACGTGTTGACCTCGCCTCCGGCGTTGTGCTGTTAAAAGACCGCAATGGCCCGTTGCAGTACCTCCTGATGCCGACGTTTCGCATCAACGGCGTGGAGAGTCCGCTGCTGCTCAGTGCTGATACGCCCAACTACTTCTGGCTGGCCTGGCAGGCGCGGGGGCTGATGAGTGAACGCCGCGGCGCGCCGGTGCCGGACGCTGCGATTTCGCTAACCATCAACTCCCGCCTCGGTCGCACGCAAAACCATCTGCATATCCATATTTCCTGCCTGCGCCCGGACGTGCGCGACATGCTCAACCGCAGCGCCGTTAGCCCTGGCAGCAGCTGGCAGCCGCTTGCGGGTGGCTTCAATAATCATGAATACCTGATGCGCCGTGTTAGTGCCGCAGAACTGGCGCGCCGCAGTCCGTTTATGATGCTTGCAGACGACGTGCCTGGTGCCAGAGAACACATGGGCCGCTTCGCGCTGGCGCTGGCCCAGCTACCCGACGGCGGTTTTATCCTGCTGGCTACCGAGCGTAATCTGCTCCAGTTGAATCTCGCCTCGGCAGAAGAATTACAGGATCACGACTGCGCGCTGCTGGCTGGCCGCTAG
- a CDS encoding sulfate ABC transporter substrate-binding protein, translating to MNKWGLGLTLLLASAGTLAKDIQLLNVSYDPTRELYEAYNKAFSAHWKQQTGDNVVIRQSHGGSGKQATSVINGIEADVVTLALAWDVDAIAQRGRIDKDWIKRLPDNSAPYTSTIVFLVRKGNPKQIHDWNDLVKPGVSIITPNPKSSGGARWNYLAAWGYALHHNNNDKAKAQEFVKALYKNVEVLDSGARGATNTFVERGIGDVLIAWENEALLATKQLGVDKFEIVTPSESILAEPSVSVVDKVVDKKGTRDVANAYLKYLYSPEGQEIAAKNYYRPRDKQVAAKYEGEFPKLKLYTVDQVAGSWAQAQKEHFASGGVFDQISQR from the coding sequence ATGAACAAATGGGGACTGGGGTTAACGTTGTTACTGGCGTCTGCCGGGACACTGGCAAAAGATATTCAACTGCTGAACGTGTCTTACGATCCGACGCGTGAGTTATATGAAGCCTATAACAAGGCCTTCAGCGCGCACTGGAAGCAGCAAACCGGCGATAACGTGGTGATTCGCCAGTCTCACGGCGGCTCTGGCAAGCAGGCGACCTCGGTCATTAACGGTATTGAGGCTGATGTGGTGACGCTGGCGCTGGCCTGGGACGTTGACGCTATCGCTCAGCGCGGACGCATTGATAAAGACTGGATCAAGCGCCTGCCTGATAACTCCGCGCCTTATACCTCGACCATCGTCTTCCTGGTGCGCAAAGGCAACCCGAAACAGATTCATGACTGGAACGACCTGGTGAAACCGGGCGTGTCCATTATCACGCCGAACCCGAAAAGCTCCGGCGGTGCGCGCTGGAACTACCTTGCAGCCTGGGGCTACGCGCTGCACCACAACAATAACGATAAGGCCAAAGCGCAGGAGTTTGTGAAAGCGCTGTATAAAAACGTTGAAGTGCTGGATTCCGGTGCGCGCGGTGCGACCAACACTTTTGTTGAGCGCGGTATTGGCGATGTGCTGATTGCCTGGGAAAATGAGGCGCTGCTGGCGACCAAACAGCTGGGCGTAGATAAGTTTGAAATCGTCACCCCGAGCGAATCTATCCTGGCCGAGCCGTCGGTGTCGGTGGTGGATAAGGTCGTCGATAAAAAAGGCACGCGCGACGTGGCCAATGCCTACCTGAAATACCTGTATTCGCCAGAGGGCCAGGAGATTGCGGCGAAGAACTATTATCGCCCGCGTGATAAGCAGGTGGCGGCAAAATACGAAGGTGAATTCCCGAAGCTGAAACTCTACACGGTTGATCAGGTTGCCGGTAGCTGGGCGCAGGCGCAAAAAGAGCATTTCGCCAGCGGCGGCGTGTTTGACCAGATTAGCCAGCGTTAA
- the pfkA gene encoding 6-phosphofructokinase produces the protein MIKKIGVLTSGGDAPGMNAAIRGVVRAALTEGLEVFGIYDGYLGLYEDRMINLDRYSVSDMINRGGTFLGSARFPEFREDHVRAVAIENMKKRGLDALVVIGGDGSYMGAKRLTEMGFPCIGLPGTIDNDVAGTDYTIGFFTALDTVVEAIDRLRDTSTSHQRISIVEVMGRYCGDLTMAAAIAGGCEFIVLPEVEFKRDELVNEIKAGIAKGKKHAIVAITEHICDVEELARYIENETKRETRATVLGHIQRGGSPVPYDRILASRMGAYSIELLLQGYGGRCVGIQNEKLVHHDIIDAIENMKRPFKGDWLECAKKLY, from the coding sequence CAATCCGCGGCGTGGTACGTGCTGCGCTGACCGAGGGGCTGGAAGTTTTTGGTATCTATGATGGTTACCTGGGCCTCTATGAAGACCGCATGATCAACCTGGACCGCTACAGCGTGTCCGACATGATCAACCGTGGTGGCACCTTCCTGGGTTCTGCACGTTTCCCCGAATTCCGCGAAGATCACGTACGTGCAGTGGCTATCGAGAACATGAAAAAACGCGGTCTCGATGCGCTGGTCGTTATTGGCGGTGACGGCTCCTACATGGGTGCTAAGCGCCTGACTGAAATGGGCTTTCCGTGCATCGGTCTGCCGGGCACGATTGACAACGACGTTGCCGGTACTGACTACACTATCGGTTTCTTTACTGCGCTGGACACGGTAGTTGAAGCAATTGACCGCCTGCGCGATACCTCTACCTCTCACCAGCGTATTTCTATCGTTGAAGTGATGGGCCGCTACTGTGGCGACCTGACGATGGCCGCCGCTATCGCCGGCGGCTGTGAGTTTATCGTGTTGCCGGAAGTGGAATTCAAGCGCGACGAACTGGTTAACGAAATCAAAGCGGGCATCGCGAAAGGTAAAAAGCACGCCATTGTGGCTATTACCGAGCACATCTGTGATGTGGAAGAGCTGGCGCGCTATATCGAGAACGAAACCAAGCGTGAAACGCGTGCGACGGTTCTGGGCCATATCCAGCGCGGCGGTTCGCCGGTGCCTTACGACCGTATTCTGGCATCCCGCATGGGCGCCTACTCCATCGAACTGCTGCTTCAGGGTTATGGCGGTCGCTGCGTCGGTATTCAGAACGAAAAACTGGTGCACCACGACATCATCGATGCCATTGAGAACATGAAGCGTCCGTTTAAGGGCGACTGGCTGGAATGCGCTAAAAAGCTGTACTAA